The proteins below come from a single Tribolium castaneum strain GA2 chromosome 9, icTriCast1.1, whole genome shotgun sequence genomic window:
- the ATP8A gene encoding probable phospholipid-transporting ATPase IA isoform X13, which produces MPAQNIELGRLSASPEAAAPDEEDGTASSSALDRETEAGDVHAPTDDRVIFINRAQPPVPKFVNNRISTAKYSILRFIPLFLFEQFRRWANIFFLMIALLQQIPDVSPTGRYTTLVPLIFILSVSAIKEIIEDIKRHRADDETNHRKIEVLRGENWISVRWMDVIVGDIVKVLNNTFFPADLVLLSSSEPQGMSFIETANLDGETNLKIRQALPSTAKLTAINDLKSLSGTIECEPPNKHLYEFNGVLKETNKIAEPLGPDQILLRGAMLRNTSWIFGIVIYTGHETKLMRNSTTAPLKRSSVDKLTNIQILLLFAILFIMCLVSAIFNVIWNNNNKSANSYIGGEANSTQNFAYNLLTFLILFNNLIPISLQVTLEVVRFIQAIFINMDIKMYHAESDTPAMARTSNLNEELGQVKYIFSDKTGTLTRNVMEFKRCAIGHDVYDSRADSPEDALIVQHLRQDHKNAPLIKELLVLLSVCHTVIPEKMPDGSIVYHAASPDERALVYGACRFGYVFQSRTPNYVEIDALGVTERYEILSVLEFSSARKRMSVIVKDPSGKIKLFCKGADTVIYERLDASGREHGELLLQHLESFATEGLRTLCCAVAELKKSEYEDWKQLYHKATISMQHREEKIEEAANLIERKLKLIGATAIEDKLQDGVPEAIATLLKADINIWVLTGDKQETAINIGYSCRLLSHGMQHIILNEEGLDSTRESILRHNAELGENLQRQNEIALIIDGKTLKYALSCELRNDFLQLCISCKVVICCRVSPMQKAEVVEYVTKYTKTVTLAIGDGANDVAMIQKAHVGVGISGAEGLQAACASDYSIAQFRFLLRLLLVHGAWNYSRMCKLILYSFYKNICLYVIELWFAIYSGWSGQILFERWSIGLYNVLFTALPPLAMGLFDKACSDEVMMTHPKLYKPSQNGQLFNVKVFWLWVVNGMIHSAILFWLPLLVCEHDILWMAGQDGGYLVVGNFVYTYVVITVCLKAGLVTNSWTWLTHCAIWGSIVLWFLFVTIYSLFWPTVPFGSVMTGMYLMLFSTAVFWLGMFLIPIIAIIPDFLVKVCPFSVFKPKKWCPCPIVQGTVFKSLTDAVREGEIRKTGTDVYRGESKNSFLFMAERLLVSDGNRTL; this is translated from the exons ATGCCAGCTCAGAACATAGAACTCGGACGTCTTTCAGCAAGTCCCGAAGCAGCGGCCCCAG ATGAAGAAGATGGAACAGCATCGTCGTCGGCTTTGGATCGCGAAACCGAAGCTGGGGATGTGCATGCACCCACCGATGATCGtgtgatttttatcaatcgaGCACAACCACCGGTACCAAAGTTTGTAAACAATAGAATTTCGACTGCTAAATATAG TATTCTACGTTTCATTCCGTTGTTCCTTTTTGAACAGTTTCGGAGATGggcgaatattttttttcttatgattGCCCTATTGCAACAAATACCGGACGTGTCTCCGACTGGACGCTACACCACACTAGTGCCTCTTATTTTCATTCTTTCAGTGTCAGCTATCAAGGAGATAATCGAAGACATC AAACGACACCGAGCTGACGACGAAACCAACCACCGCAAAATCGAAGTTCTAAGAGGCGAAAATTGGATTTCCGTCCGCTGGATGGACGTCATAGTCGGCGATATCGTCAAAGTCCTcaacaatacattttttccCGCAGATCTCGTCCTTTTATCGTCTAG cgAACCACAAGGCATGAGTTTTATCGAAACGGCGAATCTGGACGGCGAAACCAACCTAAAAATCCGCCAAGCCCTTCCAAGCACAGCTAAACTAACGGCAATTAACGACCTTAAAAGTCTCTCGGGGACGATCGAATGCGAACCACCCAATAAACATTTATACGAATTTAACGGCGTTCTCAAAGAGACCAATAAAATTGCGGAGCCTTTAGGACCCGACCAGATTTTATTACGTGGCGCTATGTTACGTAACACTTCGTGGATCTTCGGCATTGTTATATACACCGGACATGAGACCAAACTTATGAGAAACTCAACCACGGCCCCCTTGAAACGCTCAAGTGTGGACAAACTAACCAACATCCAGATTTTGCTACTTTTCGCCATTTTATTCATCATGTGTCTAGTCAGCGCCATCTTTAACGTGATttggaacaacaacaacaagaGTGCGAATAGTTACATTGGTGGTGAAGCCAATTCGACCCAAAATTTCGCCTACAATCTCCTCACTTTCCTGATTCTTTTCAATAATCTTATCCCGATTTCGTTGCAAGTCACACTTGAAGTTGTGCGTTTTATCCAAGCCATTTTTATCAACATGGACATTAAAATGTATCACGCTGAAAGTGACACACCGGCAATGGCACGCACTTCAAACCTGAACGAAGAGCTCGGACAGGTCAAGTATATTTTTTCCGATAAAACTGGTACTTTGACTCGGAACGTGATGGAGTTTAAGAGGTGTGCCATAGGGCATGATGTGTACGATTCGCGTGCTGATAGTCCAGAGGACGCTCTCATAGTCCAACATTTGAGGCAAGACCACAAAAATGCCCCACTAATCAAAGAATTGCTCGTGTTATTGTCAGTCTGTCATACGGTAATTCCGGAAAAAATGCCCGATGGTAGTATAGTCTACCATGCAGCTTCGCCCGACGAACGGGCTCTTGTTTACGGTGCTTGCCGTTTCGGTTACGTTTTCCAAAGCCGAACGCCCAATTATGTGGAAATCGACGCTTTGGGGGTAACAGAACGTTACGAAATTCTATCAGTTTTGGAATTCTCCTCGGCCAGGAAACGCATGTCGGTCATAGTTAAAGACCCGTCCGGTAAAATAAAACTCTTCTGCAAGGGGGCTGACACCGTGATTTATGAGCGTCTTGATGCTTCTGGGCGTGAACATGGCGAGTTGCTTCTCCAACATTTGGAAAGTTTTGCCACAGAAGGGTTACGAACGTTGTGTTGTGCTGTAGCAGAATTGAAAAAGTCCGAGTATGAGGACTGGAAACAGTTGTATCATAAGGCGACGATTTCGATGCAACATCGCGAAGAAAAGATTGAAGAAGCGGCGAATTTGATTGAGAGGAAGTTGAAGTTGATTGGAGCCACGGCTATTGAGGATAAGTTGCAAGATGGGGTGCCGGAAGCGATAGCGACGCTGTTGAAGGCGGATATAAATATATGGGTCCTGACAGGGGATAAGCAAGAGACGGCGATCAATATCGGGTATTCGTGTCGGCTGTTGTCACATGGGATGCAGCATATTATTCTGAACGAGGAAGGTTTGGAC agCACTCGCGAGTCAATTTTGCGCCACAACGCCGAACTGGGCGAGAACCTGCAGCGCCAGAACGAAATCGCGCTCATAATCGACGGCAAAACCCTGAAATACGCCCTGAGTTGCGAACTGCGCAACGACTTCCTCCAGCTCTGCATCTCGTGCAAGGTGGTCATCTGTTGCCGTGTTTCCCCGATGCAAAAAGCCGAAGTCGTCGAATACGTCACCAAATACACCAAAACCGTAACTCTGGCAATCGGAGATGGGGCAAACGACGTCGCAATGATCCAAAAAGCCCACGTTGGAGTGGGCATATCAGGTGCAGAGGGGCTTCAAGCCGCTTGCGCCTCCGACTACAGTATAGCACAATTCCGGTTTTTGTTACGTTTGTTGCTAGTGCACGGCGCGTGGAATTACTCGCGTATGTGCAAGTTGATTTtgtatagtttttataaaaatatctgTCTTTATGTGATCGAGTTATGGTTTGCGATTTATTCCGGCTGGTCCGGGCAGATTTTGTTCGAACGGTGGTCGATCGGGTTGTATAATGTTTTGTTTACGGCTTTGCCACCGCTGGCAATGGGGCTGTTTGATAAAGCGTGCAGCGATGAAGTTATGATGACGCACCCGAAACTGTACAAACCGTCACAGAATGGACAATTGTTCAATGTTAAGGTTTTCTGGTTGTGGGTGGTTAATGGGATGATACATTCGGCGATTTTGTTCTGGCTGCCGTTACTGGTCTGCGAACATGATATTTTGTGGATGGCGGGGCAAGATGGGGGCTATCTGGTGGTCGGCAACTTTGTTTATACA TATGTGGTTATAACCGTGTGTTTGAAAGCCGGTTTGGTCACGAATTCGTGGACTTGGCTGACGCATTGCGCCATCTGGGGTTCGATCGTACTTTGGTTTCTCTTCGTCACCATCTACAGTTTGTTTTGGCCGACTGTACCATTTGGGAGTGTTATGACCGGGATGTACTTAATGTTATTCAGCACTGCCGTCTTCTGGTTAGGAATGTTCCTTATACCGATAATTGCCATCATTCCAGATTTTCTCGTCAAAGT TTGCCCCTTCTCCGTTTTTAAGCCCAAGAAGTGGTGTCCTTGTCCCAT TGTGCAAGGAACAGTTTTTAAATCCCTAACCGACGCAGTTCGTGAAGGCGAAATTCGCAAAACCGGGACCGATGTATACCGCGGCGAATCGAAAAATTC TTTTCTTTTCATGGCAGAACGGTTACTGGTATCAGATGGAAACCGAACGCTGTGA
- the ATP8A gene encoding probable phospholipid-transporting ATPase IA isoform X12 gives MPAQNIELGRLSASPEAAAPDEEDGTASSSALDRETEAGDVHAPTDDRVIFINRAQPPVPKFVNNRISTAKYSILRFIPLFLFEQFRRWANIFFLMIALLQQIPDVSPTGRYTTLVPLIFILSVSAIKEIIEDIKRHRADDETNHRKIEVLRGENWISVRWMDVIVGDIVKVLNNTFFPADLVLLSSSEPQGMSFIETANLDGETNLKIRQALPSTAKLTAINDLKSLSGTIECEPPNKHLYEFNGVLKETNKIAEPLGPDQILLRGAMLRNTSWIFGIVIYTGHETKLMRNSTTAPLKRSSVDKLTNIQILLLFAILFIMCLVSAIFNVIWNNNNKSANSYIGGEANSTQNFAYNLLTFLILFNNLIPISLQVTLEVVRFIQAIFINMDIKMYHAESDTPAMARTSNLNEELGQVKYIFSDKTGTLTRNVMEFKRCAIGHDVYDSRADSPEDALIVQHLRQDHKNAPLIKELLVLLSVCHTVIPEKMPDGSIVYHAASPDERALVYGACRFGYVFQSRTPNYVEIDALGVTERYEILSVLEFSSARKRMSVIVKDPSGKIKLFCKGADTVIYERLDASGREHGELLLQHLESFATEGLRTLCCAVAELKKSEYEDWKQLYHKATISMQHREEKIEEAANLIERKLKLIGATAIEDKLQDGVPEAIATLLKADINIWVLTGDKQETAINIGYSCRLLSHGMQHIILNEEGLDSTRESILRHNAELGENLQRQNEIALIIDGKTLKYALSCELRNDFLQLCISCKVVICCRVSPMQKAEVVEYVTKYTKTVTLAIGDGANDVAMIQKAHVGVGISGAEGLQAACASDYSIAQFRFLLRLLLVHGAWNYSRMCKLILYSFYKNICLYVIELWFAIYSGWSGQILFERWSIGLYNVLFTALPPLAMGLFDKACSDEVMMTHPKLYKPSQNGQLFNVKVFWLWVVNGMIHSAILFWLPLLVCEHDILWMAGQDGGYLVVGNFVYTYVVITVCLKAGLVTNSWTWLTHCAIWGSIVLWFLFVTIYSLFWPTVPFGSVMTGMYLMLFSTAVFWLGMFLIPIIAIIPDFLVKVCPFSVFKPKKWCPCPIVQGTVFKSLTDAVREGEIRKTGTDVYRGESKNSTVTGIRWKPNAVTPGEALRA, from the exons ATGCCAGCTCAGAACATAGAACTCGGACGTCTTTCAGCAAGTCCCGAAGCAGCGGCCCCAG ATGAAGAAGATGGAACAGCATCGTCGTCGGCTTTGGATCGCGAAACCGAAGCTGGGGATGTGCATGCACCCACCGATGATCGtgtgatttttatcaatcgaGCACAACCACCGGTACCAAAGTTTGTAAACAATAGAATTTCGACTGCTAAATATAG TATTCTACGTTTCATTCCGTTGTTCCTTTTTGAACAGTTTCGGAGATGggcgaatattttttttcttatgattGCCCTATTGCAACAAATACCGGACGTGTCTCCGACTGGACGCTACACCACACTAGTGCCTCTTATTTTCATTCTTTCAGTGTCAGCTATCAAGGAGATAATCGAAGACATC AAACGACACCGAGCTGACGACGAAACCAACCACCGCAAAATCGAAGTTCTAAGAGGCGAAAATTGGATTTCCGTCCGCTGGATGGACGTCATAGTCGGCGATATCGTCAAAGTCCTcaacaatacattttttccCGCAGATCTCGTCCTTTTATCGTCTAG cgAACCACAAGGCATGAGTTTTATCGAAACGGCGAATCTGGACGGCGAAACCAACCTAAAAATCCGCCAAGCCCTTCCAAGCACAGCTAAACTAACGGCAATTAACGACCTTAAAAGTCTCTCGGGGACGATCGAATGCGAACCACCCAATAAACATTTATACGAATTTAACGGCGTTCTCAAAGAGACCAATAAAATTGCGGAGCCTTTAGGACCCGACCAGATTTTATTACGTGGCGCTATGTTACGTAACACTTCGTGGATCTTCGGCATTGTTATATACACCGGACATGAGACCAAACTTATGAGAAACTCAACCACGGCCCCCTTGAAACGCTCAAGTGTGGACAAACTAACCAACATCCAGATTTTGCTACTTTTCGCCATTTTATTCATCATGTGTCTAGTCAGCGCCATCTTTAACGTGATttggaacaacaacaacaagaGTGCGAATAGTTACATTGGTGGTGAAGCCAATTCGACCCAAAATTTCGCCTACAATCTCCTCACTTTCCTGATTCTTTTCAATAATCTTATCCCGATTTCGTTGCAAGTCACACTTGAAGTTGTGCGTTTTATCCAAGCCATTTTTATCAACATGGACATTAAAATGTATCACGCTGAAAGTGACACACCGGCAATGGCACGCACTTCAAACCTGAACGAAGAGCTCGGACAGGTCAAGTATATTTTTTCCGATAAAACTGGTACTTTGACTCGGAACGTGATGGAGTTTAAGAGGTGTGCCATAGGGCATGATGTGTACGATTCGCGTGCTGATAGTCCAGAGGACGCTCTCATAGTCCAACATTTGAGGCAAGACCACAAAAATGCCCCACTAATCAAAGAATTGCTCGTGTTATTGTCAGTCTGTCATACGGTAATTCCGGAAAAAATGCCCGATGGTAGTATAGTCTACCATGCAGCTTCGCCCGACGAACGGGCTCTTGTTTACGGTGCTTGCCGTTTCGGTTACGTTTTCCAAAGCCGAACGCCCAATTATGTGGAAATCGACGCTTTGGGGGTAACAGAACGTTACGAAATTCTATCAGTTTTGGAATTCTCCTCGGCCAGGAAACGCATGTCGGTCATAGTTAAAGACCCGTCCGGTAAAATAAAACTCTTCTGCAAGGGGGCTGACACCGTGATTTATGAGCGTCTTGATGCTTCTGGGCGTGAACATGGCGAGTTGCTTCTCCAACATTTGGAAAGTTTTGCCACAGAAGGGTTACGAACGTTGTGTTGTGCTGTAGCAGAATTGAAAAAGTCCGAGTATGAGGACTGGAAACAGTTGTATCATAAGGCGACGATTTCGATGCAACATCGCGAAGAAAAGATTGAAGAAGCGGCGAATTTGATTGAGAGGAAGTTGAAGTTGATTGGAGCCACGGCTATTGAGGATAAGTTGCAAGATGGGGTGCCGGAAGCGATAGCGACGCTGTTGAAGGCGGATATAAATATATGGGTCCTGACAGGGGATAAGCAAGAGACGGCGATCAATATCGGGTATTCGTGTCGGCTGTTGTCACATGGGATGCAGCATATTATTCTGAACGAGGAAGGTTTGGAC agCACTCGCGAGTCAATTTTGCGCCACAACGCCGAACTGGGCGAGAACCTGCAGCGCCAGAACGAAATCGCGCTCATAATCGACGGCAAAACCCTGAAATACGCCCTGAGTTGCGAACTGCGCAACGACTTCCTCCAGCTCTGCATCTCGTGCAAGGTGGTCATCTGTTGCCGTGTTTCCCCGATGCAAAAAGCCGAAGTCGTCGAATACGTCACCAAATACACCAAAACCGTAACTCTGGCAATCGGAGATGGGGCAAACGACGTCGCAATGATCCAAAAAGCCCACGTTGGAGTGGGCATATCAGGTGCAGAGGGGCTTCAAGCCGCTTGCGCCTCCGACTACAGTATAGCACAATTCCGGTTTTTGTTACGTTTGTTGCTAGTGCACGGCGCGTGGAATTACTCGCGTATGTGCAAGTTGATTTtgtatagtttttataaaaatatctgTCTTTATGTGATCGAGTTATGGTTTGCGATTTATTCCGGCTGGTCCGGGCAGATTTTGTTCGAACGGTGGTCGATCGGGTTGTATAATGTTTTGTTTACGGCTTTGCCACCGCTGGCAATGGGGCTGTTTGATAAAGCGTGCAGCGATGAAGTTATGATGACGCACCCGAAACTGTACAAACCGTCACAGAATGGACAATTGTTCAATGTTAAGGTTTTCTGGTTGTGGGTGGTTAATGGGATGATACATTCGGCGATTTTGTTCTGGCTGCCGTTACTGGTCTGCGAACATGATATTTTGTGGATGGCGGGGCAAGATGGGGGCTATCTGGTGGTCGGCAACTTTGTTTATACA TATGTGGTTATAACCGTGTGTTTGAAAGCCGGTTTGGTCACGAATTCGTGGACTTGGCTGACGCATTGCGCCATCTGGGGTTCGATCGTACTTTGGTTTCTCTTCGTCACCATCTACAGTTTGTTTTGGCCGACTGTACCATTTGGGAGTGTTATGACCGGGATGTACTTAATGTTATTCAGCACTGCCGTCTTCTGGTTAGGAATGTTCCTTATACCGATAATTGCCATCATTCCAGATTTTCTCGTCAAAGT TTGCCCCTTCTCCGTTTTTAAGCCCAAGAAGTGGTGTCCTTGTCCCAT TGTGCAAGGAACAGTTTTTAAATCCCTAACCGACGCAGTTCGTGAAGGCGAAATTCGCAAAACCGGGACCGATGTATACCGCGGCGAATCGAAAAATTC AACGGTTACTGGTATCAGATGGAAACCGAACGCTGTGACTCCGGGTGAAGCACTTCGAGCATAA
- the ATP8A gene encoding probable phospholipid-transporting ATPase IA isoform X17 — translation MPAQNIELGRLSASPEAAAPDEEDGTASSSALDRETEAGDVHAPTDDRVIFINRAQPPVPKFVNNRISTAKYSILRFIPLFLFEQFRRWANIFFLMIALLQQIPDVSPTGRYTTLVPLIFILSVSAIKEIIEDIKRHRADDETNHRKIEVLRGENWISVRWMDVIVGDIVKVLNNTFFPADLVLLSSSEPQGMSFIETANLDGETNLKIRQALPSTAKLTAINDLKSLSGTIECEPPNKHLYEFNGVLKETNKIAEPLGPDQILLRGAMLRNTSWIFGIVIYTGHETKLMRNSTTAPLKRSSVDKLTNIQILLLFAILFIMCLVSAIFNVIWNNNNKSANSYIGGEANSTQNFAYNLLTFLILFNNLIPISLQVTLEVVRFIQAIFINMDIKMYHAESDTPAMARTSNLNEELGQVKYIFSDKTGTLTRNVMEFKRCAIGHDVYDSRADSPEDALIVQHLRQDHKNAPLIKELLVLLSVCHTVIPEKMPDGSIVYHAASPDERALVYGACRFGYVFQSRTPNYVEIDALGVTERYEILSVLEFSSARKRMSVIVKDPSGKIKLFCKGADTVIYERLDASGREHGELLLQHLESFATEGLRTLCCAVAELKKSEYEDWKQLYHKATISMQHREEKIEEAANLIERKLKLIGATAIEDKLQDGVPEAIATLLKADINIWVLTGDKQETAINIGYSCRLLSHGMQHIILNEEGLDSTRESILRHNAELGENLQRQNEIALIIDGKTLKYALSCELRNDFLQLCISCKVVICCRVSPMQKAEVVEYVTKYTKTVTLAIGDGANDVAMIQKAHVGVGISGAEGLQAACASDYSIAQFRFLLRLLLVHGAWNYSRMCKLILYSFYKNICLYVIELWFAIYSGWSGQILFERWSIGLYNVLFTALPPLAMGLFDKACSDEVMMTHPKLYKPSQNGQLFNVKVFWLWVVNGMIHSAILFWLPLLVCEHDILWMAGQDGGYLVVGNFVYTYVVITVCLKAGLVTNSWTWLTHCAIWGSIVLWFLFVTIYSLFWPTVPFGSVMTGMYLMLFSTAVFWLGMFLIPIIAIIPDFLVKVVQGTVFKSLTDAVREGEIRKTGTDVYRGESKNS, via the exons ATGCCAGCTCAGAACATAGAACTCGGACGTCTTTCAGCAAGTCCCGAAGCAGCGGCCCCAG ATGAAGAAGATGGAACAGCATCGTCGTCGGCTTTGGATCGCGAAACCGAAGCTGGGGATGTGCATGCACCCACCGATGATCGtgtgatttttatcaatcgaGCACAACCACCGGTACCAAAGTTTGTAAACAATAGAATTTCGACTGCTAAATATAG TATTCTACGTTTCATTCCGTTGTTCCTTTTTGAACAGTTTCGGAGATGggcgaatattttttttcttatgattGCCCTATTGCAACAAATACCGGACGTGTCTCCGACTGGACGCTACACCACACTAGTGCCTCTTATTTTCATTCTTTCAGTGTCAGCTATCAAGGAGATAATCGAAGACATC AAACGACACCGAGCTGACGACGAAACCAACCACCGCAAAATCGAAGTTCTAAGAGGCGAAAATTGGATTTCCGTCCGCTGGATGGACGTCATAGTCGGCGATATCGTCAAAGTCCTcaacaatacattttttccCGCAGATCTCGTCCTTTTATCGTCTAG cgAACCACAAGGCATGAGTTTTATCGAAACGGCGAATCTGGACGGCGAAACCAACCTAAAAATCCGCCAAGCCCTTCCAAGCACAGCTAAACTAACGGCAATTAACGACCTTAAAAGTCTCTCGGGGACGATCGAATGCGAACCACCCAATAAACATTTATACGAATTTAACGGCGTTCTCAAAGAGACCAATAAAATTGCGGAGCCTTTAGGACCCGACCAGATTTTATTACGTGGCGCTATGTTACGTAACACTTCGTGGATCTTCGGCATTGTTATATACACCGGACATGAGACCAAACTTATGAGAAACTCAACCACGGCCCCCTTGAAACGCTCAAGTGTGGACAAACTAACCAACATCCAGATTTTGCTACTTTTCGCCATTTTATTCATCATGTGTCTAGTCAGCGCCATCTTTAACGTGATttggaacaacaacaacaagaGTGCGAATAGTTACATTGGTGGTGAAGCCAATTCGACCCAAAATTTCGCCTACAATCTCCTCACTTTCCTGATTCTTTTCAATAATCTTATCCCGATTTCGTTGCAAGTCACACTTGAAGTTGTGCGTTTTATCCAAGCCATTTTTATCAACATGGACATTAAAATGTATCACGCTGAAAGTGACACACCGGCAATGGCACGCACTTCAAACCTGAACGAAGAGCTCGGACAGGTCAAGTATATTTTTTCCGATAAAACTGGTACTTTGACTCGGAACGTGATGGAGTTTAAGAGGTGTGCCATAGGGCATGATGTGTACGATTCGCGTGCTGATAGTCCAGAGGACGCTCTCATAGTCCAACATTTGAGGCAAGACCACAAAAATGCCCCACTAATCAAAGAATTGCTCGTGTTATTGTCAGTCTGTCATACGGTAATTCCGGAAAAAATGCCCGATGGTAGTATAGTCTACCATGCAGCTTCGCCCGACGAACGGGCTCTTGTTTACGGTGCTTGCCGTTTCGGTTACGTTTTCCAAAGCCGAACGCCCAATTATGTGGAAATCGACGCTTTGGGGGTAACAGAACGTTACGAAATTCTATCAGTTTTGGAATTCTCCTCGGCCAGGAAACGCATGTCGGTCATAGTTAAAGACCCGTCCGGTAAAATAAAACTCTTCTGCAAGGGGGCTGACACCGTGATTTATGAGCGTCTTGATGCTTCTGGGCGTGAACATGGCGAGTTGCTTCTCCAACATTTGGAAAGTTTTGCCACAGAAGGGTTACGAACGTTGTGTTGTGCTGTAGCAGAATTGAAAAAGTCCGAGTATGAGGACTGGAAACAGTTGTATCATAAGGCGACGATTTCGATGCAACATCGCGAAGAAAAGATTGAAGAAGCGGCGAATTTGATTGAGAGGAAGTTGAAGTTGATTGGAGCCACGGCTATTGAGGATAAGTTGCAAGATGGGGTGCCGGAAGCGATAGCGACGCTGTTGAAGGCGGATATAAATATATGGGTCCTGACAGGGGATAAGCAAGAGACGGCGATCAATATCGGGTATTCGTGTCGGCTGTTGTCACATGGGATGCAGCATATTATTCTGAACGAGGAAGGTTTGGAC agCACTCGCGAGTCAATTTTGCGCCACAACGCCGAACTGGGCGAGAACCTGCAGCGCCAGAACGAAATCGCGCTCATAATCGACGGCAAAACCCTGAAATACGCCCTGAGTTGCGAACTGCGCAACGACTTCCTCCAGCTCTGCATCTCGTGCAAGGTGGTCATCTGTTGCCGTGTTTCCCCGATGCAAAAAGCCGAAGTCGTCGAATACGTCACCAAATACACCAAAACCGTAACTCTGGCAATCGGAGATGGGGCAAACGACGTCGCAATGATCCAAAAAGCCCACGTTGGAGTGGGCATATCAGGTGCAGAGGGGCTTCAAGCCGCTTGCGCCTCCGACTACAGTATAGCACAATTCCGGTTTTTGTTACGTTTGTTGCTAGTGCACGGCGCGTGGAATTACTCGCGTATGTGCAAGTTGATTTtgtatagtttttataaaaatatctgTCTTTATGTGATCGAGTTATGGTTTGCGATTTATTCCGGCTGGTCCGGGCAGATTTTGTTCGAACGGTGGTCGATCGGGTTGTATAATGTTTTGTTTACGGCTTTGCCACCGCTGGCAATGGGGCTGTTTGATAAAGCGTGCAGCGATGAAGTTATGATGACGCACCCGAAACTGTACAAACCGTCACAGAATGGACAATTGTTCAATGTTAAGGTTTTCTGGTTGTGGGTGGTTAATGGGATGATACATTCGGCGATTTTGTTCTGGCTGCCGTTACTGGTCTGCGAACATGATATTTTGTGGATGGCGGGGCAAGATGGGGGCTATCTGGTGGTCGGCAACTTTGTTTATACA TATGTGGTTATAACCGTGTGTTTGAAAGCCGGTTTGGTCACGAATTCGTGGACTTGGCTGACGCATTGCGCCATCTGGGGTTCGATCGTACTTTGGTTTCTCTTCGTCACCATCTACAGTTTGTTTTGGCCGACTGTACCATTTGGGAGTGTTATGACCGGGATGTACTTAATGTTATTCAGCACTGCCGTCTTCTGGTTAGGAATGTTCCTTATACCGATAATTGCCATCATTCCAGATTTTCTCGTCAAAGT TGTGCAAGGAACAGTTTTTAAATCCCTAACCGACGCAGTTCGTGAAGGCGAAATTCGCAAAACCGGGACCGATGTATACCGCGGCGAATCGAAAAATTC GTAA